A single genomic interval of Magnetospirillum sp. WYHS-4 harbors:
- a CDS encoding ABC transporter substrate-binding protein, whose amino-acid sequence MRGQNERIRTFGLGFLITVLGFLVAYQFVEPAPPSTIRLATGSALGAYQLFGESYRKILARQGVTLELVPSEGSVANLRSLKDEATGIQVAFVQGGTAPAVDPSGLTALGSLFLEPLWVFMREGEQVDRLSRLKGRRLAVGAEGSGTRIVAFRLLDENGIGADEAEMLPLAGPEAHVALQSGEIDAALVVASPRAPLIEAMLKDESLRLMTFEQAEAYALRTRYLSPVRLPRGVVDLGADLPPADVTLVAPAAMMVARDDLHPALVSLLLQTARQVHGPGDLFETPGTFPSARFAEFPLSDEAERFLRSGPPLLQQYLPFWAANLVDRLKVMLIPVVTLLIPLSKILPPVYRWRVTSRISRWYRDLLAIETQAAEATDPQALKDMLTRLKAIDDEVKRLPVPLSYADAAYSLRMHIRLVRDIVDRQGKGEGE is encoded by the coding sequence ATGCGGGGCCAGAACGAACGCATCCGTACCTTCGGATTGGGCTTCCTGATTACGGTACTGGGCTTCCTGGTCGCATACCAGTTCGTCGAACCCGCCCCGCCCAGCACCATCCGCTTGGCGACCGGATCGGCGCTGGGAGCCTATCAGTTGTTCGGCGAGAGCTATCGCAAGATACTGGCTCGCCAGGGGGTGACTCTCGAGCTGGTGCCCTCGGAAGGATCGGTGGCCAACCTGCGTTCCCTCAAGGACGAAGCCACCGGCATCCAGGTGGCCTTCGTCCAGGGCGGCACGGCACCGGCGGTAGACCCGTCGGGCCTTACGGCCCTGGGCAGCCTGTTCCTGGAACCGCTCTGGGTCTTCATGCGCGAAGGAGAACAGGTGGACCGCCTGAGCCGCCTGAAGGGACGGCGGCTTGCCGTGGGGGCGGAGGGCAGCGGCACCCGAATCGTCGCTTTCCGCCTGCTCGACGAGAATGGCATCGGCGCCGACGAGGCGGAAATGCTGCCCCTGGCCGGGCCGGAAGCCCACGTGGCCCTGCAATCGGGCGAAATCGACGCAGCCCTGGTGGTGGCCTCGCCGCGCGCTCCGCTCATCGAAGCCATGCTGAAGGACGAAAGCCTGCGCCTGATGACTTTCGAGCAGGCCGAGGCCTACGCGCTACGCACCCGTTACCTTAGCCCCGTGCGCCTGCCGCGCGGCGTGGTCGATCTAGGCGCCGACCTGCCGCCCGCCGACGTGACCCTGGTGGCACCGGCCGCCATGATGGTGGCGCGCGACGATCTCCATCCGGCGCTGGTGTCTCTGCTACTTCAGACGGCTCGCCAAGTCCACGGCCCCGGCGATCTGTTCGAGACGCCCGGCACCTTCCCGTCCGCACGATTCGCCGAGTTCCCCCTGAGCGACGAGGCGGAGCGATTCCTCCGTTCCGGCCCGCCGCTGCTGCAACAATATCTGCCCTTCTGGGCCGCCAATCTGGTGGATCGCCTCAAGGTGATGCTGATTCCGGTGGTCACCCTGTTGATCCCGTTGTCCAAGATCCTGCCGCCGGTCTACCGCTGGCGCGTGACATCGCGCATCTCCCGCTGGTACCGCGACCTGCTGGCCATCGAGACCCAGGCGGCCGAGGCCACCGATCCCCAGGCGCTGAAGGACATGCTGACCCGCCTGAAAGCCATCGACGACGAGGTCAAGCGCCTGCCCGTCCCCCTGTCCTACGCCGACGCGGCCTACTCCTTGCGCATGCACATCCGCTTGGTGCGCGACATCGTCGACCGGCAGGGGAAAGGGGAAGGCGAGTGA
- a CDS encoding diguanylate cyclase: MRVHLTESMINGVIDKRENFLRRLMDVQGLSSARVVRSPKVINQFGEGLTQEAPVDELERRVIDEGRTAYEVVEVDGDTIFRGTIPFTATAKGSPNCLECHQVPEGTVLGAVTLSMSIGNLKYKALMIIAGIVGTVAVFAAISLVLVRRVIKPITQTAVDVEHVVQKALAGDFKARVTQSSNDELGKIATDLNGLLTFLDNGLHQIGDNVARLTKRSPKAGENLLDATIDMVSGLTRAAHFKQAIEEDETKEEIYERLSRVLGNELDIHEYSIYEMHSNKTQILPLIVDGEKDAACRWCDMQITVRAEACRARRTGHTVNGIENPDICYSFRPKDGPGSRRHVCIPVIQSGGVGNVLQLVTHGGNEADIIEKLPLINVYLRETAPVLESKRLMATLKESSLRDPMTGLNNRRFLEEYMDTLVANAERHKAGLTIMMLDLDHFKMVNDTYGHDAGDVVIKELAKALRQSVRANDLVIRFGGEEFLIVLVDTRVEAAIPVAEKIRTTVEAMEVITPTAKLKKTISIGVAGFPEDSGTFWQALKFADVALYQAKEKGRNQVVRFEPSMWTDNTSY, from the coding sequence GTGCGGGTCCATCTGACCGAATCGATGATCAACGGGGTCATCGACAAGCGGGAGAACTTTCTGCGCCGCCTGATGGACGTCCAAGGTCTTTCCTCGGCTCGTGTGGTCCGCTCGCCCAAGGTTATCAACCAGTTCGGCGAGGGCCTCACCCAGGAGGCGCCTGTCGATGAGCTTGAGCGCCGGGTCATCGACGAGGGGAGGACGGCCTACGAAGTCGTCGAGGTTGATGGGGATACGATCTTCAGGGGCACAATCCCCTTCACTGCCACCGCAAAGGGTTCCCCCAATTGCCTTGAGTGCCACCAGGTTCCCGAAGGGACAGTATTGGGCGCGGTGACCCTCTCGATGTCCATTGGCAACCTCAAGTACAAGGCCTTGATGATCATTGCCGGCATCGTCGGAACGGTGGCGGTGTTCGCCGCGATCTCGCTCGTTCTCGTGCGCCGGGTGATTAAGCCCATCACGCAGACCGCCGTCGATGTCGAACATGTCGTCCAGAAGGCCCTTGCAGGGGACTTCAAAGCCCGCGTCACGCAGTCGAGCAACGATGAACTTGGCAAGATCGCCACCGACCTCAACGGGCTGCTGACATTTCTCGATAATGGCCTCCACCAGATCGGCGACAACGTCGCCCGTCTGACCAAGCGGTCTCCCAAGGCCGGCGAGAACCTGCTCGATGCCACCATCGACATGGTCAGCGGTCTGACCAGGGCGGCTCATTTCAAGCAGGCCATCGAGGAGGATGAAACCAAGGAAGAGATATACGAGCGTCTGTCCCGGGTGCTTGGCAACGAGCTCGATATCCACGAATATTCCATCTATGAGATGCATTCCAACAAGACGCAGATTCTTCCGCTCATCGTCGATGGCGAGAAGGATGCCGCCTGCCGCTGGTGCGACATGCAGATCACCGTGCGCGCCGAGGCTTGCCGGGCGCGGCGCACCGGCCATACGGTCAACGGCATCGAGAATCCAGACATCTGCTATTCCTTCAGGCCCAAGGACGGGCCGGGCAGCCGCCGACACGTATGCATCCCGGTCATCCAGTCGGGCGGGGTCGGCAATGTCCTGCAACTGGTGACCCATGGGGGCAACGAGGCCGATATCATCGAAAAACTCCCCCTGATCAACGTCTACCTTCGCGAGACGGCCCCGGTGCTGGAGAGCAAGCGCCTGATGGCGACCCTCAAGGAATCGAGCCTGCGCGACCCCATGACCGGCCTCAACAACCGCCGTTTCCTCGAAGAGTACATGGACACCCTGGTCGCCAACGCCGAGCGCCACAAGGCGGGCTTGACGATCATGATGCTCGATCTCGACCACTTTAAGATGGTCAACGACACCTACGGCCACGATGCCGGGGACGTCGTGATCAAGGAACTGGCCAAGGCGCTGCGCCAGTCGGTGCGGGCCAACGACTTGGTCATCCGTTTCGGTGGAGAAGAATTCCTCATCGTCCTCGTCGATACAAGGGTCGAGGCCGCCATCCCCGTCGCCGAGAAGATTCGGACCACGGTCGAGGCCATGGAAGTCATTACCCCGACCGCCAAACTGAAGAAGACCATTTCCATCGGCGTGGCCGGATTTCCGGAAGACAGCGGAACCTTCTGGCAGGCACTCAAGTTCGCCGACGTGGCGCTCTACCAAGCCAAGGAAAAGGGGCGCAACCAAGTCGTCCGTTTCGAGCCTTCCATGTGGACCGACAATACAAGTTACTGA
- a CDS encoding DUF2336 domain-containing protein, with product MRADDLVGRKMSYEEAKELARTGDASQRRSLAARPDLKPELLYFLAEDSEPVVRRAAAANRALPRQADLMLAGDADQEVREGLADKIAKLAPGLTANEQDKLQRQTYEVLETLARDQATRVRQILSEALKDIADAPPEVIRRLARDAELVVSGPVLEFSPVLSDEDLVEIIVTNPVKGALGAISRRAFVSERVSEAVVASDDVDAIAELLGNRSAQIREETLDRVIDRAVDIERWHMPLVQRPTLSTRCAQKVARYVASNLLDILDKRHDLDPDALAAVRAVVEKRLAEADDLGSDAMPRKTKEGPGVFDIEDVESKVATLMQEGKLDHSMVSDALKRNDRHFVRAALTELSGVARGVVEKAFLTHSAKGIVAVCWKAGLDPDTALVVQQRLGGLAPRDILEPEEAGTWPLSPADMEWQLEFLNDLAR from the coding sequence GTGCGCGCGGACGATCTGGTCGGACGGAAGATGAGCTACGAGGAAGCCAAGGAGCTGGCCCGTACCGGTGACGCCAGCCAGCGCCGCAGCTTGGCGGCCCGTCCCGACCTCAAGCCGGAACTCCTCTACTTCCTGGCCGAGGATTCCGAGCCGGTGGTGCGCCGCGCCGCTGCCGCCAACAGGGCCTTGCCCCGTCAGGCCGACCTGATGCTGGCCGGCGACGCCGATCAGGAGGTCCGCGAGGGCTTGGCCGACAAGATCGCCAAGCTGGCGCCCGGCCTCACGGCCAACGAACAGGACAAGCTGCAGCGCCAAACCTACGAAGTCTTGGAGACCCTGGCCCGCGACCAGGCCACCCGCGTACGTCAGATCCTGTCCGAAGCGCTCAAGGATATCGCCGATGCCCCGCCCGAGGTGATCCGCCGGCTGGCCCGCGATGCGGAACTGGTGGTCTCGGGTCCGGTGTTGGAGTTTTCCCCGGTCCTTTCCGACGAGGATCTGGTCGAGATCATCGTCACCAATCCGGTGAAAGGCGCGCTGGGCGCCATCTCGCGCCGCGCCTTCGTCAGCGAGCGGGTGTCGGAAGCCGTGGTCGCCAGCGACGACGTGGACGCCATCGCCGAACTGCTGGGCAATCGTAGCGCCCAGATCCGCGAGGAAACTCTGGACCGGGTGATCGACCGCGCCGTCGACATCGAACGCTGGCACATGCCCCTCGTGCAAAGGCCGACGCTGTCCACCCGCTGCGCTCAGAAGGTTGCACGATACGTTGCCAGCAACCTTCTGGATATATTGGACAAACGCCACGACCTCGATCCGGACGCCCTGGCGGCGGTTCGCGCGGTGGTCGAGAAACGCTTGGCCGAGGCCGACGACCTGGGTTCCGACGCAATGCCCCGCAAGACCAAGGAAGGGCCGGGCGTGTTCGATATCGAAGACGTGGAGTCCAAGGTCGCCACCCTGATGCAGGAGGGCAAGCTGGACCATTCCATGGTTTCCGATGCCCTCAAGCGCAATGATCGCCACTTCGTCCGGGCGGCCCTGACCGAATTGTCCGGGGTGGCGCGGGGGGTGGTGGAAAAAGCCTTTCTCACCCATAGCGCCAAGGGCATCGTCGCCGTTTGCTGGAAGGCGGGACTCGATCCGGATACCGCGCTCGTCGTCCAGCAGCGCCTGGGTGGCCTGGCACCGCGCGATATCCTGGAACCGGAAGAAGCCGGCACTTGGCCCCTGTCGCCCGCCGACATGGAATGGCAACTCGAATTCCTCAACGACTTGGCAAGGTAG